A stretch of DNA from Montipora capricornis isolate CH-2021 chromosome 1, ASM3666992v2, whole genome shotgun sequence:
aaacacgctgtcttagcacatgcttcgcctctgttgaaagcgatcaacctATCGGCAAACAGCGCGCCTTTTCCAAGCCAAAAAAGCGACTTTACACTCAGTATTTCAGCTCAAaaggccgatgaaataaatctcaaaaagaaaattgacattccaaaacaccatttaccttcctgtagcatcttccctggtctcatgaaatccatttcaattccgcgattgggcttcaatatttgagcagagttcagactgtgttttggaattcaaagcagtacaaacaccaAAGGCTCTTTCGTCGTAAGTTCAGAATTGGTTGCTTGTTCGAGTTGGGCCAATGTGCAACCAGGGACGTTGATGTTGGTATCGTCCGCAAACATTTTTGCACAGGATATATTGAGGCAACTACgaagatcatttatatatattagaAAGAGTAAAGGTCCGAGGGACCCTGCAGGTTAATTTACTTGCACTGGATAACGTTAGCGCTGCATTTTTGGGATCTATGACATAGGTAGGAAGCAAAAAATCATACCGAGAATTTGGATCTACCCCGTAGTTCGCAAGTTTCCGCATGGTTATTTCATTATCGCACTGTATCGTAGGCCTTTTTGAGATCATGAATACCACGCCATTTAAGGGACCGGCTGTCAATGTTAATTGACTAGCAGTTATTCGTTGTCTCAAGTAGCGCTGTTAGCGCGCTATGCATCGATCGAAAGCCAGATTGGTACGTATTCAAGAGGCTATTTTCCTGAAGGTACTCATAAAGTTGATGATAAACAATTTTCTCGAAACTTTTTGAGACCAGTGGCAATTTTCCATTCTCTTGGGAAGATTCCagcacggcggccatattggaggaccgaaacaaaagaatgatattcttttggggaataaatgttatttttatgcaaatatctttaattgttttggtcctccaacatggccgccgtgcacATACTCTATACAGCTCTTAAAAATGTATGCTAAGGACGGCCCGACAATACTGCTAGAGAGTTTTAAGAGCTTACAGGGAATTCCTTCTAAGCCAGCGGCTTTTTTGCGTCTAGCTGTACGTAAAAAGGGCCATACATCAGTTGCTTTTCGCATGCTTTTTGAATTTTTGTACATCTTCTATCCGTTCTCCACGATCCCGAGCGCATAACGGAAAGGTTTAATCCATGGCAATTTGTGTATAGTTAggctagtttttagaagtttcaCGAACTGAAAAATAAGAACAAACTATTAATGGCCAGGCAACATGAAATTCTTAAATGCCCTTTCCTCGAAGAGTCGCCGGAGATCTAAAGTTCCCCAAAACCTATGGTTTGAACGGAAAGCTTCTAAAGCCTCTACACCTGCCAGTTGATTGACAGTTGTTGCGGACGGTGAATGTGGTCAGGTTTCACTTAAAACGTGACTTTCTCATTGCCTTAAAATTGCTTTCGGCAAATCGGTCGTCTTAGCAACCCTTGTTCTCCTGTTGGTATTTTACAGATTTTTGACTCCTTGTATGTCTATAGCCGTCAAGTTAAcatggtcattgttatttaagtccTTGATGCTGAGAATGGCCTCTTAACGAAATTCCACAGGCAGGCAAAAATTATACGAAACGTTCTCTTGTATTCTCTATTCCAGCCACCATAAATGAGGAAGTTTATCGCCGAATTGGCGCAAATCAAACATACGGCGACACTGACGACCGCCGAAGGAACAGTAGGGCCGTTCCAAATTTCAACCAGGTCAATCATGACGATTGGAAGATTGAGAAGGATGAATACGCCTACTAATACAGCTATCATTCGGGCACCTCTAGTGGGCCTGCGTGAGCGCATGCGCTTAGGGAGATTTCTGTTGTCGTAGTGCGCATGCTGTGCGCTGTTCGTAAGAGTATCTTCATCAGCGAGGGAACGATGATTGACGCGGGCATCGTTCGTTCTGAGACAAAATTCCTGAGCCGCTATGGCGCGGGAGTGTCGAAGAGCCGCTTTGAGAATAAAAAGGTAGAGAATTATGGTTGTTGTTAATGGTATTCCATGAACAAGGATGAAACAGGTTATAAGGTAGTCTCCACTAAATATCATAGTGAAACGACAGGTCGGCGAAGAAATGTTATTTTCAGCTCTCCCCCATCCCACGAGGGGCAGAACGGTGAAGACGAGCAACCAAGCCCAGTTCATAACAACGCTTGCAATGAATATTTTCCCGGTGGCCCTTGTGCTGTATTTAAATGGACTCATAATAGCTGCAAACTTATCAATACTCACGAGCAAAATATTGATGTTTGAAGCACCTCCAAAGAGAATTGCAATCAAGGCCACGATGTGGCAAGGAATTAAAAATGTCACGTGTTCATCTGCGCGAAGAAATTCTATGATCCGAAAAGGAATCGCCAAGAGTGCTTGGCCCAAGTCTGCCACGGCCAAATTTGCCAATAAGAGGTCTGATGATGAGCGAAGGTTTCGGTTTATACCAATAGAGACCAACACCAGGAAATTTCCTCCGATAGCAATGGCAGATATGGTTGTCAAACTAATGGCTGTAACAATAGAGTTGGTGAAATGATTATCTTGATAGACTTCTTGAGAGTGATTGAATGTCATTTTCGTACCTTGTAAACCATCAGTTCAATAGGCTTGCACCCACGACAAGATATTCCTTTCTTTCAATCGACTGGGAAAATGAAAAGTCGGGAAGAGAAGTTGTTGAAATTGTTCGTAAATTGCATCTAAATGTATACTggcatttttgagaaaaattaaATCTAAAACGTAAGAGAAGGTTCATCAGTCTTAGATAATTTTGTAAACCTTTTCGCTCAGTAGCTGACGTTGAGGGAATCACTGTTTTCAATATCTTACATTAGTTGCTCTGCTGTGCGGTGACACATGTCCTCTCGATCTCCTATGTGCGTCAGTTAAGTCCCAGTCTGTTC
This window harbors:
- the LOC138045909 gene encoding 5-hydroxytryptamine receptor 7-like; this encodes MTFNHSQEVYQDNHFTNSIVTAISLTTISAIAIGGNFLVLVSIGINRNLRSSSDLLLANLAVADLGQALLAIPFRIIEFLRADEHVTFLIPCHIVALIAILFGGASNINILLVSIDKFAAIMSPFKYSTRATGKIFIASVVMNWAWLLVFTVLPLVGWGRAENNISSPTCRFTMIFSGDYLITCFILVHGIPLTTTIILYLFILKAALRHSRAIAAQEFCLRTNDARVNHRSLADEDTLTNSAQHAHYDNRNLPKRMRSRRPTRGARMIAVLVGVFILLNLPIVMIDLVEIWNGPTVPSAVVSVAVCLICANSAINFLIYGGWNREYKRTFRIIFACLWNFVKRPFSASRT